The sequence below is a genomic window from Serratia nevei.
TGCACCGCCTCGAACACCGCTTTGGGGATGCGGGTTTCCTTGCTGGCGGGCACGATCAGGCTGCGCAGCTTCACCACCTGATTCAGCAGGTCCTTGAGCTGCGGCTCCAGCCGCGGCCGCTCAATGACGTTCGGTGAAAAATATGCGCCGTAGAGGCGGGCGGCGGTTTGCAGGCAGTCCGCCATCTGCATGCGCCACAGAATATAGGCGCGCTGTGGGTAGATGCTGGTGAACAGCAGCGCCAGCAGCGAGCCGAAGATCACGTCGCCGCTGCGCCACAGCGCGGTATGCATGTCGCCGGCGCCAGCGCCGCACACCACCGCCAGCGTGATCCCCACCAGCAGCGCCATATACGGCCGTTTGCCCAGCGTCAGGTAGCCGCAGACGAACATCACCACGCCGCACCAAGCCAGCATCAGCGGCAGCGAATAGAGTTCCAGATACAGGGCGATCAGGCCGGACGCGGCGCCGAACACCGTGCCGGCAATGCGTTGCAGCGCCCGCTGCAGCACGTTGCCCCAAAACGAGATCGGCCCCATCACCACCACCAGGGTGATCAGCGGCCAGGTGCCTTCGGGCACCGCCAGCAGGCGGATCAGCAGAAAGGTCAGGA
It includes:
- a CDS encoding FUSC family protein produces the protein MRLDRKISSLELLTYRHYRIVHGVRIGLAFILTFLLIRLLAVPEGTWPLITLVVVMGPISFWGNVLQRALQRIAGTVFGAASGLIALYLELYSLPLMLAWCGVVMFVCGYLTLGKRPYMALLVGITLAVVCGAGAGDMHTALWRSGDVIFGSLLALLFTSIYPQRAYILWRMQMADCLQTAARLYGAYFSPNVIERPRLEPQLKDLLNQVVKLRSLIVPASKETRIPKAVFEAVQTLSRNLVCTLELMADAYWASRETHFIMLNARTLRSTQLLTLSSLESLAVLMREGPQAHRQAAVGQLAEIAGELKTLMQEVSLGQHGEAPIYGYVWLSMELAQQLEELGDLLQVCTAAGRE